The Neoarius graeffei isolate fNeoGra1 chromosome 1, fNeoGra1.pri, whole genome shotgun sequence region TTTGTACAACTTTTGAACAGCTCTTAAATCTCTCATTAGGTCTATTGTCTGAATAATGATGTGGTCAACTTCAGTATCAAATCCTCAGTGCATGTGCGAAACTCCACGGCACTCCGAATATGGCATATAGTCATGTATTTTGATGGCATGCTACAAGTTTCAAACGTTCTTCATATCTTTTGCAGGCTGTAGTTTAAGCAACTTAAATGAACATGAGTATgacttcgggcggcacggtggtgtagtggttagcgctgtcacctcacagcaagaaggtccttggtttgagccccatggccggcgagggtctttctgtgcggagtttgcatgttctccccgtgtccgcgtgggtttcctccgggtgctccggtttcccccacagtccaaagacatgcaggttaggttaactggtgactctaaattgaccgtaggtgtgaatgtgagtgtgaatggttgtctgtgtctatgtgtcagccctgtgatgacctggtgacttgtccagggtgtaccccgcctttcgcccgtagtcagctgggataggctccagcttgcctgcgaccctgtaggacaggataaagcggctagagataatgagatgagatgagtatgacTTCCTATGGATCAGGGGTAAGTGTTATTGCTTATATATTACTTTGCATCAGTGAAACAGGGAATGAAGCTCACATTTTGATGAAACTTGATCTATTTTTACACAAACGTTTTTTGTTCAAGCAACAGATGAAtactgtaaaaacacacacacacacacacacacacaaacaaaaaaaaacctccagaTGATTGGAGGCCCAACACTAGATGGCTACTTTAAAAGCCCAACACGAGATGATTAAATGCCTATAAAAGATGATTAAATCCCAACACTAGATAATTTAAGTCCTAATACTGGATGACTAAAAGCCAAAAGCCAGCACTCCCTACACACATCAGTGAGCCTTGTGCGCCCataaccctgtcgccggttcaccggttgtccttccttggaccatttttggtaggtactaaccactgcataccaggaacaccccacaagacctgctgttttggaaATGCTCTGCTCTAACCCAATCATCTAGctgtcacaatttggcccttgtcagagtggCTCaattccttacacttgcccattttcccTGCTTGCAACATATCagttttgagaactgactgttctcttgctacaTAATATATttaccgtattggcccgaatataagacgaccctgaacgtaagacgacccccccttttccaagttcatctttggggaaaaagttttttgaagaccaaatgttcattcatataaagcgtatttatttcaaaattctgtttaaaattagaggcttttgtttttcacatttaaatagaggtcatttcagtctcatttccgtgagcacttttcatagaagtaaaaaaagaggctaaactgcaggctactagacaagccaaattaaaacatttaaattgcattaattcaacaaatttgtcaggtttagattgaaagttcataaacttcagaaagtcaatgcattaacttcccatagcctacgggtatatggaataaatttgcagaacagtgcaaatgctttaaacaatgcattaaggtttacaataataaacaactgaaacaatggaaagggtagtttgctaaattacagctactcCAGCACAGAAatcctcagcctcactttgctcactctcactgtcctcactttcgtttttggcggcattttgtctagtccgcgaatttaagacgacccccctttttaagagctattttttacaacaaaaacaccgtcttatattcgagccaatacggtatacagataatgttattcacttcacctgtcagtggttttaatattatggctgatcaaAATGATTAGCATTGTGCAAGTCAAAAGCTTGGACACACCTTGTAATTCAgtggttatttttaatttttattaattaaaagttacttcaagtcttaaagtaatgatggatgtcgtttctctttacttagttgagcggttcttgacatattatggattactacagttggggAATATGGctatttactttatttttattatttactatttacggtttgatctcaaacgcattaataagacatgaaattgcactaattaacttttgacgaggcacacctgttaattgaaaatcattccaggtgactacctcatgaagctggttaagataatgccgatagtgtgcaaagcgtcatcaaggtaaacgctggctactctgaagaatctaaaatatgagatTGCACAAtgcttgatattttgtttttttaaactagtATTAAttagtgcgggcggcacggtggtgtagtggttagtgctgtcgcctcacaacaagaaggtcctgggttcgagccccatggccggcgagggcctttctgtgcggagtttgcatgttctccccgtgtccgtgtgggtttcctccgggtgctccggtttcccccacagtccaaagacatgcaggttaggttaactggtgactctaaattgaccgtaggtgtgaatgtgagtgtgaattgttgtctgtgtctatgtgtcagccctgtgatgacctggcgacttgtccagggtgtaccccgcctttcgcccgtagtcagctgggataggctccagcttgcctgcgaccctgtagaaggataaagcggctagagataatgagatgagattaattagtGCTTACTTCACCTCTCAGAGGTTTAAATGTCATGGCTgattggattattattattattattattattattattattcaccgatcagccataacattaaaaccactgacagatgaagtgaattaaattgattatgttgttacaatggcacctgtcaagcggtgggatatattaggcagcaagagaacagtcagttcttgaagttgatgtattggaagcaggaaaaatgggcaagtgtaaggatctgagcgactttgacaagggtcaaattgtgatggctagatgactgggtctaagcatctccaaaatggcacatcttgtggagtgttcccggtacacagtggttagtaccaaccaaaaatggtccaaggaaggacaaccggtgaactggcgacagggtcatgggtgcccaGGGCTCATTGATTctgatggggcacaaaggctagcccctatgatccaatcctacagaagagatactgtagcacaaactgctgaaaaagttaatgctggctaaaacagaaaggtgtcactgcataccaggaacaccccacaagatgtgccattttggagatgcacaGACCcattcatctagccatcacaatttggcccttgtcaaagtcgctcagatccttacacttgcccatttttcctgcttccaacacatcaactttgagaactgactgttcgcttgctgcctaatatatcccaccttttgacaggtgccattgtaatgaaataatcaatgttattcacttcacctgtcagtggtcataatgttatggctgatttggTGTATATATATTGTTATTATGATCATTATCATGATATCAGTCAATAGATTTAACACATCATGAAATACAACACATTTTGTAAGCAGGTCGCCACACATCCCTGCCAGCAAACACAAGCATGTCAAAGCAGCAGAAAGCCGTGACTGCTAGAAAAACCTCATTGACGTTTTCGAGTCCTTGCCAATATTCACATGCATAGTAGATCCTGAATGCCTGGTATGGCACAAAGCAAATGAGCATGATCAACACAAAGCACAGGCTTTTGACCTGAGCCCAGAACTCTTGATGAACCCATGAGACAGCTCCATGTTTTCGGTACACACACCACAATATGTAACACTGAAATGAGGCCAAGGTCACCGCGATCAGCAGCACCACAGCGCAAATGATGTAGTTCAGCACTTTCACATCTGGATTATTAAGAGCAATTCCAAAGGCAAAGCACTGATTATCATCTGTAGCATTTGTTCCTGATCCATACGTGATGGTAGAAGGGATAACAATAGCCAAAATAATGGCCCAGACGGTCACACTGGTTATTACAGCATGCAGATTCCGGTAGAATTCCAGTCGGTATTTCCATTCAAAGTAAGACAGGTATCGTGTGCATAGGATGATGGCGTAGAAGATGAAACTGAGGTACATGTGCACGTGAAGCATGCTGCTGACCAGCCTGCAAAAGCTGAAGCCTAGTTTCCAGTGACCAGAGGCATAGTAGTAGACACGGAAGGGCACAGTGCAGAGGAAGACCATGTGTACCACCAGTAGGTTGATCACTGATACTCTGGTGACAGACAGCATGTTGGACGTAAGGGTGGTGCTCATCATTATCACCCCAGTGATCCCGCCAATTAAGACAAGCACGTAGAGAACCACCAAACTGATCCTGTATTCGTTCGGTAGGGTGGGGTCAGTCTGTGACAGATTTG contains the following coding sequences:
- the LOC132887467 gene encoding probable G-protein coupled receptor 141 — translated: MHGSEILNNRANLSQTDPTLPNEYRISLVVLYVLVLIGGITGVIMMSTTLTSNMLSVTRVSVINLLVVHMVFLCTVPFRVYYYASGHWKLGFSFCRLVSSMLHVHMYLSFIFYAIILCTRYLSYFEWKYRLEFYRNLHAVITSVTVWAIILAIVIPSTITYGSGTNATDDNQCFAFGIALNNPDVKVLNYIICAVVLLIAVTLASFQCYILWCVYRKHGAVSWVHQEFWAQVKSLCFVLIMLICFVPYQAFRIYYACEYWQGLENVNEVFLAVTAFCCFDMLVFAGRDVWRPAYKMCCIS